The nucleotide window CCGGCCTCGATGAAGTTGGCGTGCAACATCGACACCCGTGCTCCCCCGATGGCAAGTCCCTTCAGGCCTGCTTCGTCGATCAGCCTTCCTGCACTGTCCCCTGGCGGGTTCTTGAATACGCTTCCCGCGCTGAGGACTCCTCCGGGCTGGTGCTCTTTCCTCCATCGGGTGATGTCACGAATCAGTTTCTCGCCCGCCGCCCGCTCCCCCGGCTCGGTCGAGAACTCGGCCCTCGTCACGATTTCGAGCGGTCCGAGACGCGAGTGCCGGTAGGACAGATCCAGATCCGAAGGGCCGAATCGACTCGACGTGCCGGTCGCGAGGTCGATGACCGTCGCCGACACGAGCCGGTCACGAGTCTCGGACCCGTGACATCCGGCGTTCATCCTGATTGCTCCCCCTACCGATCCCGGGATGCCCACAAAGAATTCGAGGCCACGTCGACCGGCCTTCGCCGCCTCCCTCGCCAGGAGCGGCAGCGGGGTCGCGGAACCCGCCGAGACCGACTCTCCGATACGCACCCAGGAGAATCCGGCTCCGAGACGCACGACGAGGCCGTCGAAGCCTTCGTCCGAGACGAGGATGTTGCTCCCGCGGCCAAACACCACCACATCGACAGGTTCCATGGCGAGATGGCGGGCGATCCGCTCGAGTGCACCCTCGTCCTCGACCGTGGCCAGATAGCGGGCCGTTCCACCGAGCTTGTAGGTGGTCAGCGGTCCGAGTGAAACATCGTGGTCGAGGAATCCCTCGGCGACCATCGAGTCCCACACACTCATCCTTCCTCCAACAGTTTCACCAACTCGGAGCCCAGCAGCGTGATGTCACCTGCACCGAGGGTGAGCACGAGGTCGCCAGGCTCTACGTGACGGGCAAGGAAGTCGGCGAGGTCCACCCTGTGCGGCACGTATGTGACATGGCTGCTGGTCCGTGCTCGCACCGCGTCGGCAACCAGCTCCCCGGTCACACCGGGGACCGGCGTCTCTCCTGCAGCGTAGATGTCGGTG belongs to Gammaproteobacteria bacterium and includes:
- the murB gene encoding UDP-N-acetylmuramate dehydrogenase, which produces MSVWDSMVAEGFLDHDVSLGPLTTYKLGGTARYLATVEDEGALERIARHLAMEPVDVVVFGRGSNILVSDEGFDGLVVRLGAGFSWVRIGESVSAGSATPLPLLAREAAKAGRRGLEFFVGIPGSVGGAIRMNAGCHGSETRDRLVSATVIDLATGTSSRFGPSDLDLSYRHSRLGPLEIVTRAEFSTEPGERAAGEKLIRDITRWRKEHQPGGVLSAGSVFKNPPGDSAGRLIDEAGLKGLAIGGARVSMLHANFIEAGPEATAADVHALIRDVQHRLQEMGVALEPEVRFVGRFEDDV